One genomic window of Prochlorococcus sp. MIT 0603 includes the following:
- a CDS encoding PP2C family protein-serine/threonine phosphatase → MSTNPPIPSRKNSVSSASHPYDSLRDLLDSLSNEQKRNQELIASLSFALRNFTNIDRFLELIPVLASKLVGVGGCLLIPFHVDGRISRDQIYCEPIDNSDSLIRQILNFEKGSEVGFAQQETDLKGLDHIVESYFSNSFVFSTSLVARGIQRGRLYAFDLKKSFKFSDIHCRHLQLVADLAAVAIENHFLLQQTRYHESVDRQVSIGAEIQSQLLPDHCPVIQGVELAASCRPALQVGGDYYDFMSTKSELIGVNKERGRWSLVIGDVMGKGIPAALLMTMLRGMLRAEILSDLPPDRILHDLNQLALADLAQSHRFVTLFYSDFEPISKKLRFANAAHNPPLLWRSRQKEIIRLDALGLLIGLQPDAEYVCGEVVLQPGDVLLYYTDGVTEAMGMAGERFNENRLISLLDESAKEFSRAQTILDNLFDRLDRFVGDHHHLEDDASMVVLKVHDEPDLLQVNNSTA, encoded by the coding sequence TTGAGCACTAATCCTCCAATTCCCTCTCGAAAGAACTCTGTTTCTTCTGCTTCGCATCCTTATGATTCTTTAAGAGATTTACTAGATAGTCTCTCAAATGAACAAAAGCGAAATCAGGAGTTAATTGCTTCACTATCTTTTGCTCTTAGAAATTTTACTAATATAGATCGTTTTTTGGAGCTTATCCCAGTTCTAGCGTCTAAATTGGTCGGGGTTGGTGGCTGTTTGTTGATTCCTTTTCATGTTGATGGACGTATTTCAAGGGATCAGATTTATTGTGAGCCTATTGATAATTCGGATTCATTAATTCGTCAAATTTTAAATTTCGAGAAAGGGAGTGAAGTTGGTTTTGCCCAACAAGAAACTGATTTAAAAGGTTTAGACCATATAGTTGAAAGTTATTTTTCTAATTCTTTTGTTTTTTCCACTTCTCTTGTAGCCAGAGGAATCCAACGTGGCAGACTTTATGCTTTTGACTTGAAAAAATCTTTTAAATTTAGTGATATTCATTGTCGTCATTTGCAATTAGTTGCAGATCTTGCAGCAGTTGCAATTGAAAATCATTTCTTACTTCAACAGACTCGGTATCATGAAAGTGTTGATCGACAAGTGAGTATAGGTGCTGAAATTCAGTCTCAATTGCTGCCTGATCATTGTCCGGTAATTCAAGGTGTAGAACTTGCAGCTTCTTGTAGACCAGCATTACAGGTTGGAGGTGATTATTACGATTTCATGTCTACTAAATCGGAGTTGATAGGAGTTAACAAAGAACGAGGTCGATGGTCTCTAGTAATAGGTGATGTGATGGGTAAAGGAATTCCTGCAGCATTGTTAATGACAATGCTGCGAGGAATGTTGAGAGCAGAGATTTTAAGTGATTTGCCACCTGATCGAATTTTGCATGATTTAAATCAACTTGCTCTTGCTGATTTGGCTCAATCTCATCGATTTGTCACCCTGTTTTATTCTGATTTTGAGCCAATCTCAAAAAAATTGCGATTTGCAAATGCTGCTCATAATCCCCCATTGCTTTGGAGATCAAGGCAAAAAGAAATTATTCGTTTAGATGCACTCGGACTCCTAATTGGGCTTCAACCAGATGCAGAATATGTTTGTGGAGAGGTTGTTCTTCAGCCTGGTGATGTTCTCCTTTATTACACAGATGGAGTTACTGAGGCTATGGGTATGGCTGGAGAAAGATTTAATGAAAATCGCTTAATTTCTTTATTGGACGAATCTGCTAAGGAGTTTTCACGGGCTCAGACTATTTTAGATAATCTTTTTGACCGTTTAGACAGGTTTGTTGGGGATCATCATCATTTGGAGGATGATGCTTCCATGGTTGTTCTCAAGGTTCATGATGAACCTGATCTTCTACAAGTAAATAATTCAACTGCCTGA
- the argH gene encoding argininosuccinate lyase codes for MVKTWSQRFEEGLNPFIETFNASIAFDFVLLEEDLDGSIAHARMLGKVGLITSAEAAQLEDGLEKIRFEASQGNFKPDDLDEDVHMAVERRLTSLLGSLGKKLHTARSRNDQVGTDLRLWLRRRIDELDIQLKRLQIALFNQAEQNIFTLIPGYTHLQRAQPLSLAHHLLAYIEMIQRDRNRLLDVRKRVNICPLGAAALAGTSLSIDRRSTAEQLGFSSIYANSLDAVSDRDFAVEFTSASSLIMVHLSRLAEEIILWASEEFSFIYLTDRCSTGSSLMPQKKNPDVPELVRGKTGRVFGHLQALLTMIKGLPLAYNKDFQEDKEAIFDTFTTVFDSLKAMSILLEEGLEFSYESLSKAVEADFSNATDVADYLVSKNIPFREAYQIVGNLVKFCIKDKILLKDLTIAQWQEIHPVFDEDIYEKIIPQNVVASRVSEGGTGFERVRQELQKWKNDLISPNQ; via the coding sequence TTGGTAAAAACTTGGAGCCAAAGATTTGAAGAAGGGTTAAATCCTTTCATAGAAACCTTTAATGCATCTATTGCCTTTGATTTTGTTCTTCTTGAGGAAGATCTTGATGGCTCTATAGCTCATGCAAGAATGCTTGGGAAAGTAGGTTTGATTACCTCTGCTGAGGCTGCTCAACTTGAGGATGGTTTGGAGAAAATCCGTTTCGAAGCTTCTCAAGGCAATTTTAAACCCGATGATCTTGATGAAGATGTTCATATGGCTGTTGAACGTCGTTTAACTTCTCTTCTGGGTTCACTTGGTAAAAAGCTACATACCGCTAGAAGTAGAAATGATCAAGTTGGCACAGACTTAAGGCTTTGGTTGCGGCGTCGAATTGATGAATTGGATATACAGCTAAAGCGATTACAAATTGCTTTATTTAATCAAGCAGAGCAAAATATATTTACTCTTATTCCTGGTTATACGCATTTACAAAGAGCACAACCTTTATCTCTAGCTCATCATTTGCTTGCTTATATTGAGATGATTCAGAGAGATAGGAATCGTTTATTAGATGTTAGAAAACGAGTAAATATATGTCCTTTAGGAGCAGCAGCTTTGGCCGGTACATCTTTATCAATTGATAGAAGAAGTACCGCAGAACAATTGGGCTTTTCTAGTATTTATGCTAATAGCCTAGATGCAGTTAGTGATAGGGATTTCGCTGTTGAGTTTACATCTGCTTCATCATTGATAATGGTTCATTTAAGCCGTTTAGCAGAAGAGATTATTTTATGGGCTTCAGAAGAATTTTCTTTTATATATCTTACGGATAGATGTTCTACAGGAAGTAGCTTGATGCCTCAAAAAAAGAATCCTGATGTACCTGAATTAGTAAGAGGTAAAACAGGAAGAGTGTTTGGGCATCTTCAAGCTCTCTTGACTATGATTAAAGGTCTTCCTTTAGCATATAACAAGGATTTTCAAGAAGATAAAGAGGCTATCTTTGATACATTTACAACTGTATTTGATTCTTTAAAAGCAATGTCAATTCTTTTAGAAGAAGGTTTGGAATTTTCTTATGAAAGTTTGAGTAAAGCTGTTGAAGCGGATTTTTCAAATGCTACTGATGTAGCAGATTACTTAGTATCTAAAAATATACCTTTTAGAGAGGCTTACCAAATTGTTGGGAATTTAGTAAAATTCTGCATAAAAGATAAAATTTTACTTAAGGATTTAACTATTGCTCAATGGCAAGAGATTCATCCTGTTTTTGATGAAGACATA